One window of Nostoc sp. NIES-3756 genomic DNA carries:
- a CDS encoding Uma2 family endonuclease: MVQFASKLLTVDEFITQYRDSDRHELIDGELVEMEPTGPHEQVSAFIGRKLNVEIDRHELSYFIPHRCLIKLLSTNTAFRPDVIVLDQRQLTNEPLWQQEPVITSGKSIKLMAEVVSTNWQNDYARKAEDYALLGVNEYWIIDYLGIGGREYIGKPKQPTITICTLIEDEYHRQLFQNNEQLVSSVFPNLQLTAQQIFASSFSQTG; the protein is encoded by the coding sequence ATGGTTCAATTTGCTTCAAAACTTTTGACTGTTGATGAATTTATTACCCAATACAGGGATAGCGATCGCCATGAGCTAATTGATGGTGAATTAGTCGAAATGGAACCTACTGGGCCTCATGAGCAAGTATCAGCCTTTATTGGACGCAAGTTAAATGTGGAAATAGACCGTCACGAATTGTCTTATTTTATTCCTCATCGATGCTTAATTAAATTGTTAAGTACAAACACAGCCTTTCGCCCTGATGTAATTGTCTTAGATCAAAGGCAACTAACTAATGAACCATTATGGCAACAAGAACCTGTAATTACATCAGGGAAATCGATTAAATTAATGGCTGAAGTTGTCAGTACAAATTGGCAAAATGATTACGCACGTAAAGCTGAAGATTATGCTTTGCTAGGCGTAAACGAATATTGGATTATTGATTATTTGGGTATTGGTGGTAGAGAATATATTGGTAAACCTAAACAACCAACAATTACAATTTGCACTCTAATAGAAGATGAGTATCATCGGCAACTGTTTCAAAATAATGAGCAGTTAGTTTCTTCAGTGTTTCCCAACTTGCAATTAACAGCACAACAAATATTTGCCTCTAGTTTCAGTCAGACTGGTTAA